Below is a genomic region from Delftia tsuruhatensis.
GGAATACGACCTGGACGACGGAGGCCGCGGCGACCGCGACGACCTGGTCGCCGGCCTGGTCTGCGAACTCACGGGCGCCGAGGCCTGCACCGTGGTCAACAACAACGCCGCCGCCGTGCTGCTGACCCTGGCCACGCTGGCCGCCGAACGCGAGGTCATCGTCTCGCGCGGCGAGCTGGTGGAGATCGGCGGCGCCTTCCGCATTCCCGACGTGATGGCGCGCGCGGGCGCCACCCTGGTCGAGGTCGGCACCACCAACCGCACCCATGCGCGCGACTACGAAGCTGCCGTGGGCGAGCGCACGGCCCTGCTGATGAAGGTCCACTGCAGCAACTACGCGGTCACCGGCTTCACCAAGGCCGTGAGCGACGCCGAGGTGGCCTCCATCGCCCATGCCCATGGCCTGCCCATGGCCGTGGACCTGGGCAGCGGCACCCTGGTGGACCTGCGCGAATGGGGCCTGCCCTACGAGGTCACCGTGCGCGAGACCATCGAGTCGGGCGCCGACCTCGTCACCTTCAGCGGCGACAAGCTGCTGGGTGGCCCGCAGGCCGGCATCATCGTGGGCCGCAAGGACCTGATCGCGCGCATCAAGAAGCACCCGCTCAAGCGTGCGCTGCGCGTGAGCAAGCTCACGCTGGCCGCACTGGAGCCCACGCTGCGCCTGTACCTGCACCCGGAAAAGCTGGCCGAGCGCCTGACCACGCTGCGCCTGTTCACGCGCCCTCAGGCCGACATGCAGGACCGTGCCCAGGCCCTGCTGCCGCTGGTGCAGCAGGCGCTGGCCCCCCGCTACGTGGTCGAGACCGCCGCCATGAACAGCCAGATCGGCAGCGGCGCCCTGCCCGTGGAGAGCCTGCCCAGCTGGGGCCTGCGCATGCACCCCGCCGACGGCCGCCAGGCCGGGCGCCAGCTCACGCGGCTCGAGGCCGGCCTGCGTGCCCTGCCGCGCCCCGTGATCGGCCGCCTGCACGACGATGCGCTGTGGCTGGACCTGCGCTGCCTGGAAGCACACGACGAAGCCGCCTTCGTCGACCAGTTGTCCGCATTGCGCATCGCCTGAGGACACTTCCATGATCATCGGTACCGCCGGCCACATCGACCACGGCAAGACCACGCTGGTGCGCGCCCTCACGGGCGTGGACACCGACCGGCTCAAGGAAGAGAAGGCGCGCGGCATCTCCATCGAGCTGGGCTACGCCTACACGCCGCTGCCCGACGGCGAGGTGCTGGGCATCATCGACGTGCCCGGCCATGAGAAATTCGTGCACACCATGGCCGCGGGCGCCGTGGGCATAGACCACGCCCTGCTGGTGGTGGCCGCCGACGACGGCGTGATGCCCCAGACGCGCGAGCACCTGGATATCCTGCGCCTGCTGGGCGTGCGCGAGGCCACCGTGGCGCTGACCAAGGCCGACCGCGCGCCCCCCGAGCGCCTGCAGCAGGTCACCGCCGACATCGCCGAACTGCTGGCGCCCACGCCGCTGGCGGGAGCCCCTGTCTTTCCCACGGCCGCGGCCCGGCCTGGCGATGCGGGCGTGGCCCGGCTGCGCGAACACCTGGTCGCGCGCGCCCAGTCCCGGCCCGCACGCGCCAGCGATGGGCTGTTCCGCCTGGCCGTGGACCGCAGCTTCACGCTGCCCGGCCAGGGCACCGTGGTGACCGGCACGGTCTTCGGTGGCCGCGTGCGCGTGGGCGATGCGCTGGTGCACTCCGCCTCGGGCACCGAGGTGCGGGTGCGCAGCCTGCATGCCCAGAACCAGGCCAGCGAGCAGGGGCAGGCCGGGCAGCGCTGTGCACTCAACCTTTCCGGCATCGCCAAGGACGAGATCACGCGTGGAGACTGGATCGCCGATGCCCGCCTGCTGCAGGCCAGCGACCGCATCGACGTACGGCTGCACCTGCTGGCCGATGCGCCGCCGCTGGCCCAGTGGACGCCCGTGCACGTGCACATCGGCACGGCCCGCTGCACGGCCCATGTGGCCTTGCTCCAGGACCAGCCCCTGGAGCCGGGCGAGCAGGCCATCGTCCAGCTGGTGCTCGATGCCCCCGTGCACACCCTTCCCGGCGACCGGCTGATCCTGCGCAATGCGCAGGCCAGCCGCACCATCGCGGGCGGCAGCGTCGTCGACCCCTTCGCCCCCGCACGCAAACGGCGCAGCCCTGAACGCCAAGTCTGGCTGCAGGCACTGGAGTCACTGGTGGCCACGGGCGATGCCACGGCCCTGATCGCCAACGCAGCCCATGGCATTGCCGTGTCGCAGCTCGCCCGGCTGAGCGGCCATGCCGCATCGCCCGGCCCGCTGCTTGCGCGCGAACTGCCCCTGGCACATGGCGACCGGCTACTGCTGGACGAAGGGCGCTGGCAACAGCTGCGCGCCCAGGTGCTGGACAGCCTCGCCCGCTTTCACGACAGGCATCCGGACGAACCTGGCGTCAACGCGGCGCGGCTGCGCCGCATTGCGCTGTCGGGCCTGGTGCACGCCACGCATGACGCGCTGTGGAAAGGGCTGCTCGACGCCCTGCTCCAGGACGGCGGCCTGGCGGCCAGCGGCGCATGGCTGCACCTTCCGGGCCACAGCGTGCAACTGTCGGCCGGGGAAACCACGCTTGCACAGAAGCTGCTGCCCGCCATCGAGGCCGGCCGCTACGACCCGCCCTGGGTGCGTGACCTCGCGCGCGATCATGGCTCCACGGAAGAGGCCGTGCGCCAACTCCTGCGCAAGCTGGCTCGCCAGGGCCAGTTGTTCCAGGTGGTCAAGGACCTGTTCTACGCGGCCAGCCGCATGGACGAACTCGCGGACCTGGTACGCGAACTGGCCTCACAGGCACCAGACGGCGAAGTCCAGGCCCACGCCTTCCGCGATGCCACCGGCCTGGGCCGCAAGCGCGCCATCCAGATCCTCGAATGCTTCGACCGCATCGGCTACACCCGCCGCTTGCGCGACGCCCACCTGCTGCGACCCGATGTGCAGTGGACATCCTCTCACCGCGCAGACCCATCGCAAGAAGCTTGAACTGCTTGGGAAGCGCTCTCGATTCGCTGCTGCTATTACAATAGCGCGCTTCGGGCAGGGCGCATGAAACTGGCGCGGCCCAACCCAGGGACGCCGAGCAAGAGCCGCCTCGCGGCGGGGCGCCTAGCCGATGGCGTCGTCCCCCTCCCCAGCGCAGCGGGTAGAGAGGGGGAAGCCGCGCAGCGGCTCAGGGGGAGCTTCCAGGAAAGCATACGCACCCGGTGGTGCGCCCGGGCTTCAAACCCGGTCAGGGGCGTCAGCCGCTCCTGGGTAGGTTCGACTCCTGCTGCTTTCCGCCATTGCCTGCGCGCGTGACAGGCCTTCAGGACAGAGGCACGACGATGGCCACACGGCGGTTCTCCGCCGCATCGCTGGGCACCACGGGCACTGCACGTCCCAGGCCCTTGACCTCGATGTTCTGGCGGGCCATGCCCGCATCGACCAGCACGTCGGCCACGGCCTGGGCTCGTCGCAGCGACAGCCGAAGGTTGTACGTATCGCTGCCGCGGTCATCGGTATGGCCTTCCACGCGCAGCCGCTCGATGCCCACGTCCGTCAGCGCCTTGGCCAGCGCAAGTACCTTGGCGCGCGCCTCGGGGCCCACATCGGCCGAGTCGAACCCGAACAGCAGCTTGCCCGACATCTGCAGCTCCCAGCCCTGGTCCGCCGGCGCAAATCCCTGATCCCGCAGCACCTGCTGCTGCTGTGGCGTCAGCCCCTGGGGCACGGCCTCGGGAGCCGGTGGCGTCTGGCAGCCCGCCAGCGCCAGGGCCAGCATGGCCGCCATACACCAGCCCCGGAGTTCCGAGCCATTGCTTCGTTGTCGCATTTCATCCTCCTGTGACTTGTTCGGACTGCTGTTGGCCTTGCCCGCCTCTGCGTGCCCGGGCGGCCTTGGCCTCGTACATGGCCTGGTCCGCATGGTGCATCAAGGCCTGCATGCTCTGACCATGGCGAGGGAACACGGCCAGACCCGCACTGACCGAAGGCTGCAGAACGACGCCATCGGCCACGGGAAGGGGCTCGCACATCGCTGTCTGGATCTTGTCCATGACATGCAAGGCATCGCCCGCGCCACCCACCGGAGACAGAAGGATGGCGAATTCATCACCGCCCAGGCGCGCCACCAGATCGGTCTCGCGCACCTGTCGCCGCAGGCGATCGCCCACGGCCCTGAGCAGGACATCGCCCACCGCATGACCATACCTGTCGTTGACTTGCTTGAAACGGTCATTGTCCAGGAACAGCACGGCCAGTTGCTGCCCAGCCTCGCCGGCA
It encodes:
- the selA gene encoding L-seryl-tRNA(Sec) selenium transferase, producing the protein MTETSAASHTLRLPAVDKVLLGTDMHALRERYGLDACTQAVRETLAQMRAERMSAPQGGEGSRAPDIAEVAQAARIRLARRFAPRLRTVFNLTGTVLHTNLGRALLPQEAVDAVVAAMTAPANLEYDLDDGGRGDRDDLVAGLVCELTGAEACTVVNNNAAAVLLTLATLAAEREVIVSRGELVEIGGAFRIPDVMARAGATLVEVGTTNRTHARDYEAAVGERTALLMKVHCSNYAVTGFTKAVSDAEVASIAHAHGLPMAVDLGSGTLVDLREWGLPYEVTVRETIESGADLVTFSGDKLLGGPQAGIIVGRKDLIARIKKHPLKRALRVSKLTLAALEPTLRLYLHPEKLAERLTTLRLFTRPQADMQDRAQALLPLVQQALAPRYVVETAAMNSQIGSGALPVESLPSWGLRMHPADGRQAGRQLTRLEAGLRALPRPVIGRLHDDALWLDLRCLEAHDEAAFVDQLSALRIA
- the selB gene encoding selenocysteine-specific translation elongation factor, with the protein product MIIGTAGHIDHGKTTLVRALTGVDTDRLKEEKARGISIELGYAYTPLPDGEVLGIIDVPGHEKFVHTMAAGAVGIDHALLVVAADDGVMPQTREHLDILRLLGVREATVALTKADRAPPERLQQVTADIAELLAPTPLAGAPVFPTAAARPGDAGVARLREHLVARAQSRPARASDGLFRLAVDRSFTLPGQGTVVTGTVFGGRVRVGDALVHSASGTEVRVRSLHAQNQASEQGQAGQRCALNLSGIAKDEITRGDWIADARLLQASDRIDVRLHLLADAPPLAQWTPVHVHIGTARCTAHVALLQDQPLEPGEQAIVQLVLDAPVHTLPGDRLILRNAQASRTIAGGSVVDPFAPARKRRSPERQVWLQALESLVATGDATALIANAAHGIAVSQLARLSGHAASPGPLLARELPLAHGDRLLLDEGRWQQLRAQVLDSLARFHDRHPDEPGVNAARLRRIALSGLVHATHDALWKGLLDALLQDGGLAASGAWLHLPGHSVQLSAGETTLAQKLLPAIEAGRYDPPWVRDLARDHGSTEEAVRQLLRKLARQGQLFQVVKDLFYAASRMDELADLVRELASQAPDGEVQAHAFRDATGLGRKRAIQILECFDRIGYTRRLRDAHLLRPDVQWTSSHRADPSQEA
- a CDS encoding OmpA family protein gives rise to the protein MRQRSNGSELRGWCMAAMLALALAGCQTPPAPEAVPQGLTPQQQQVLRDQGFAPADQGWELQMSGKLLFGFDSADVGPEARAKVLALAKALTDVGIERLRVEGHTDDRGSDTYNLRLSLRRAQAVADVLVDAGMARQNIEVKGLGRAVPVVPSDAAENRRVAIVVPLS